The Setaria italica strain Yugu1 chromosome IX, Setaria_italica_v2.0, whole genome shotgun sequence genome has a window encoding:
- the LOC101764317 gene encoding aldose 1-epimerase isoform X1 — MAAEPKIIELSNGRITTRIASWGATITSLLVPDAHGNVADVVLGFDDLEPYMKGMAPYFGCIVGRVANRIKDGKFTLNGAEYSLPINNGPNSLHGGLTGFDKVMWDVVEHKDGECPSVTFQYHSKDGEEGYPGDVTVRATYSLPEATTLRLDMEAIPHDKATPINLAQHTYWNLAGHNSGDILNHTIQIWGKHITPVDENTIPTGEIMPVEGTPFDFTTEHKIGERINDVPGGYDHNYVLDCGDEKNGVKHAAKLRDPSSSRTLNLWTDAPGMQFYTANYVTGITGKGGAVYEKHAGVCLETQGFPNAINQPNFPSVVVQPGEKYKHTMLFEFSA; from the exons ATGGCGGCCGAGCCCAAGATCATCGAGCTCTCCAACGGCCGGATCACCACCAGGATCGCCAGCTGGGGCGCAACCATCACCTCCCTCCTCGTCCCCGACGCCCACG GGAATGTCGCGGATGTGGTGCTCGGATTCGATGACCTGGAGCCGTACATG AAAGGCATGGCACCTTATTTTGGATGCATAGTTGGACGAGTTGCAAATAGGATCAAGGATGGGAAGTTTACCCTAAACGGAGCTGAGTATTCATTGCCTATCAACAATGGACCCAACAGCCTTCATG GTGGGTTGACTGGATTTGACAAAGTCATGTGGGATGTTGTAGAGCATAAAGATGGCGAATGCCCTTCAGTAACCTTTCAGTATCACAGcaaggatggggaagaag GCTATCCAGGTGATGTAACAGTCAGAGCAACATATTCTCTTCCTGAGGCCACCACCCTAAGACTTGACATGGAAGCCATACCACATGATAAAGCCACTCCTATCAACTTGGCACAGCACACTTACTGGAACCTGGCAGGCCATAACTCTGGTGACATCTTAAATCATACAATTCAGATCTGGGGGAAGCACATCACTCCAGTTGACGAAAACACAATTCCCACTGGAGAGATAATGCCTGTTGAGGGCACTCCTTTTGACTTCACGACAGAGCACAAGATTGGGGAGCGCATCAACGATGTTCCTGGAGGGTATGATCATAACTATGTGCTGGACTGTGGGGATGAAAAAAATGGTGTGAAGCATGCAGCCAAGCTGAGAGACCCATCAAGCTCGCGAACTCTGAACCTCTGGACCGATGCACCTGGCATGCAGTTCTATACTGCCAACTATGTGACTGGCATCACTGGCAAAGGGGGTGCTGTTTATGAGAAACATGCCGGTGTATGCTTGGAAACCCAAGGGTTTCCTAATGCCATCAACCAACCAAACTTCCCCTCAGTGGTCGTGCAGCCTGGTGAGAAGTATAAGCACACTATGTTGTTTGAGTTTTCAGCCTGA
- the LOC101764317 gene encoding aldose 1-epimerase isoform X2, whose product MAPYFGCIVGRVANRIKDGKFTLNGAEYSLPINNGPNSLHGGLTGFDKVMWDVVEHKDGECPSVTFQYHSKDGEEGYPGDVTVRATYSLPEATTLRLDMEAIPHDKATPINLAQHTYWNLAGHNSGDILNHTIQIWGKHITPVDENTIPTGEIMPVEGTPFDFTTEHKIGERINDVPGGYDHNYVLDCGDEKNGVKHAAKLRDPSSSRTLNLWTDAPGMQFYTANYVTGITGKGGAVYEKHAGVCLETQGFPNAINQPNFPSVVVQPGEKYKHTMLFEFSA is encoded by the exons ATGGCACCTTATTTTGGATGCATAGTTGGACGAGTTGCAAATAGGATCAAGGATGGGAAGTTTACCCTAAACGGAGCTGAGTATTCATTGCCTATCAACAATGGACCCAACAGCCTTCATG GTGGGTTGACTGGATTTGACAAAGTCATGTGGGATGTTGTAGAGCATAAAGATGGCGAATGCCCTTCAGTAACCTTTCAGTATCACAGcaaggatggggaagaag GCTATCCAGGTGATGTAACAGTCAGAGCAACATATTCTCTTCCTGAGGCCACCACCCTAAGACTTGACATGGAAGCCATACCACATGATAAAGCCACTCCTATCAACTTGGCACAGCACACTTACTGGAACCTGGCAGGCCATAACTCTGGTGACATCTTAAATCATACAATTCAGATCTGGGGGAAGCACATCACTCCAGTTGACGAAAACACAATTCCCACTGGAGAGATAATGCCTGTTGAGGGCACTCCTTTTGACTTCACGACAGAGCACAAGATTGGGGAGCGCATCAACGATGTTCCTGGAGGGTATGATCATAACTATGTGCTGGACTGTGGGGATGAAAAAAATGGTGTGAAGCATGCAGCCAAGCTGAGAGACCCATCAAGCTCGCGAACTCTGAACCTCTGGACCGATGCACCTGGCATGCAGTTCTATACTGCCAACTATGTGACTGGCATCACTGGCAAAGGGGGTGCTGTTTATGAGAAACATGCCGGTGTATGCTTGGAAACCCAAGGGTTTCCTAATGCCATCAACCAACCAAACTTCCCCTCAGTGGTCGTGCAGCCTGGTGAGAAGTATAAGCACACTATGTTGTTTGAGTTTTCAGCCTGA